The Episyrphus balteatus chromosome 4, idEpiBalt1.1, whole genome shotgun sequence genome includes a window with the following:
- the LOC129919187 gene encoding trypsin alpha-3-like, translating into MLRLTVLGCLFCIAITLCDFGEAFEFDEANDSSDIDSDRIINGNTTAISDCPHVVSLQNDKLHFCGASIINKNMILSAAHCFSAIKSLQKITARVGSSLWNVGGQVKNVVAVLSHPKYDPKTKFGDIALVKVGSPMIFSSAVKPIALADGVPTDGKIGFICGFGVTDPQGFVIPTMLKSAHVTTISRANCTKPPWDYGDSILPSMICARAEGVDSCQGDSGGPLMSKSSGKLWGVVSWGRGCARDKYPGVYCVVAAFKKWITSNMDNF; encoded by the coding sequence ATGTTACGTCTTACGGTTCTCGGGTGTCTGTTCTGCATCGCCATAACATTATGTGATTTCGGTGAGGCATTTGAATTCGATGAGGCAAATGACAGCAGTGATATAGATTCTGATAGAATTATCAATGGCAACACTACCGCGATTAGTGATTGTCCACACGTTGTATCATTACAGAACGATAAGCTCCATTTTTGTGGTGCAAgtatcataaataaaaatatgattctTAGTGCTGCTCATTGCTTTTCTGCTATAAAGAGCTTACAGAAAATAACAGCTCGGGTTGGTTCAAGCTTGTGGAATGTAGGTGGACAAGTTAAAAATGTCGTCGCAGTTCTCTCCCATCCAAAATAtgatccaaaaacaaaattcggtgacATTGCCTTGGTTAAGGTGGGTTCTCCAATGATATTCAGTTCAGCAGTGAAACCAATAGCATTGGCTGACGGAGTTCCAACTGATGGTAAAATTGGTTTTATATGTGGATTTGGTGTTACGGACCCACAAGGATTTGTAATTCCCACGATGTTGAAATCTGCCCATGTTACCACAATTTCAAGGGCAAACTGTACTAAACCTCCATGGGATTATGGTGATTCAATTTTGCCCTCAATGATCTGTGCTCGGGCTGAAGGAGTTGATTCGTGTCAAGGAGATTCTGGTGGTCCTTTGATGAGTAAATCTAGTGGAAAATTGTGGGGAGTCGTCTCGTGGGGAAGAGGTTGTGCTCGAGATAAATACCCAGGTGTATATTGTGTGGTTGCTGCTTTTAAGAAATGGATAACATCTAACATGGACAATTTTTAG